In Kordiimonas sp. SCSIO 12610, the following are encoded in one genomic region:
- a CDS encoding uracil-DNA glycosylase — MSQSKAFPPDPQADCNLCPRLVEFREENKKKFPDFFNGAVGSFGPNDARLLIIGLAPGLKGANRTGRPFTGDYAGDLLYSCLEQAGLAKGTYDKRPDDGFELIDTMITNAVRCVPPQNKPIGEEVNNCRPFLNSRISALKNLKAYLALGKIAHDTAIRNFGLKLKDYPFGHAKVHELPDGKFLIDSYHCSRYNVNTNRITEAMFLDALNLCKEAVYPQIA; from the coding sequence ATGTCACAATCTAAAGCATTTCCACCTGATCCGCAGGCGGATTGTAATTTATGCCCTCGTCTTGTTGAATTTCGTGAAGAAAATAAAAAGAAATTCCCTGATTTTTTCAACGGCGCGGTTGGAAGCTTTGGCCCCAATGACGCACGACTTTTGATCATTGGTTTGGCGCCTGGTCTGAAAGGGGCAAACCGAACAGGCCGGCCGTTCACCGGCGATTATGCTGGGGATTTACTATATAGTTGCCTGGAGCAAGCTGGCCTCGCCAAAGGTACGTACGACAAGCGCCCTGATGATGGTTTTGAGTTGATCGATACCATGATTACAAATGCGGTTCGCTGTGTTCCACCCCAAAACAAACCCATCGGCGAAGAAGTCAATAACTGCCGCCCATTTCTGAATTCGCGCATTTCAGCGCTGAAAAACCTAAAGGCCTATCTTGCGCTCGGGAAAATTGCCCATGACACAGCGATCAGGAATTTTGGCCTTAAATTAAAGGACTATCCGTTTGGGCACGCCAAAGTTCACGAACTACCGGACGGTAAGTTCCTGATCGATAGTTATCATTGTTCCCGCTATAATGTGAATACCAACCGAATTACAGAAGCGATGTTTCTGGATGCATTAAACCTCTGTAAAGAAGCAGTCTATCCACAAATTGCATAA
- the folK gene encoding 2-amino-4-hydroxy-6-hydroxymethyldihydropteridine diphosphokinase — protein sequence MTTIAALGANIPSRAGQPIDTLRKAITLIDEAGLKVLAVSKFYVTKPVPVSDQPDFINCAVSIECDLTAKQILSIFHRIEAELGRERGERWSARTLDIDLIAHKGLILPDQKSWSELANHKDASVFITDPMVPHPRAHKRMFVMDPIVDVAPDWVHPVFQKTATTILRELEKGSDEKPVVIANS from the coding sequence ATGACTACAATTGCTGCACTGGGCGCCAATATTCCCTCAAGGGCAGGGCAGCCCATTGATACGCTTCGCAAGGCTATTACACTAATTGATGAAGCTGGCCTAAAAGTGCTGGCCGTATCAAAATTCTATGTCACAAAGCCCGTACCAGTTTCAGATCAGCCAGATTTTATTAATTGCGCAGTTTCAATTGAATGCGATTTAACGGCTAAGCAAATACTCTCCATATTCCATCGTATTGAGGCTGAACTTGGTCGCGAGCGAGGTGAACGCTGGAGCGCGAGGACGCTTGATATAGACCTGATCGCACATAAAGGACTGATACTGCCTGATCAGAAAAGTTGGAGCGAACTTGCAAACCATAAAGATGCTTCTGTTTTTATTACAGATCCGATGGTCCCTCATCCGCGTGCGCACAAGCGAATGTTCGTTATGGACCCGATTGTTGATGTGGCACCAGATTGGGTGCATCCTGTATTTCAGAAAACTGCGACTACAATTTTGAGGGAGTTGGAGAAAGGCAGTGATGAAAAGCCAGTCGTTATCGCCAATTCTTAG
- the smpB gene encoding SsrA-binding protein SmpB: MAGKNKNKNKNKGPASRVAADNRKARHLYFIEDEHEAGIALQGTEVKSLREGKANIQEAYAEEKGGELWLINAYIPEFSHGNRFNHEPRRPRKLLMKRREINRLGGAVQKDGMTLIPLKILFNDHGRAKLMLGLGKGKKLHDKRETEKQRDWQRQKSRLMKDYS, translated from the coding sequence ATGGCTGGAAAGAACAAAAACAAGAATAAAAATAAGGGCCCTGCATCACGAGTTGCTGCGGATAACCGCAAAGCACGCCATCTTTACTTTATTGAAGACGAGCATGAAGCGGGTATTGCCCTACAAGGCACAGAAGTTAAATCCCTGCGCGAAGGTAAAGCCAATATTCAGGAAGCCTATGCCGAAGAAAAAGGTGGTGAATTATGGCTGATCAACGCCTATATCCCCGAGTTTTCGCACGGTAATCGTTTCAATCATGAACCACGACGCCCCAGAAAACTGTTGATGAAGCGGCGCGAAATCAATCGATTGGGCGGAGCCGTGCAAAAAGACGGTATGACGCTGATACCACTTAAAATCCTGTTTAACGATCACGGGCGTGCCAAACTGATGCTTGGCCTTGGTAAAGGTAAGAAATTGCATGACAAACGCGAGACTGAGAAGCAAAGGGATTGGCAGCGTCAAAAGTCTCGATTGATGAAAGATTATTCTTAA
- a CDS encoding beta-lactamase family protein: MFRNTLSCKFMIALAVFISQFALPAGYADDHISKKLNDLITTSYERGLFNGNILVVKGDQVLLEKSLGYFDGSRSKLLDENSVFNSGSIAKEFNAVAIMMLVEQGKISLEDTVSKYFPDLPEWVQTVQVKHLLNYTSGLPRVRWRVIKNHDDAFADLKQVQTLPFVPGEGYLYSNNNVFLQRMIVEKVTGNSFGEFAKEFILKPAGMTTALVDPVLGEGDVPVAFNNDFKNDPDFDLPIKGWVLVTAKDMVAWFRALHSHRLVSEASVKTLFASYSPRELGALGRSEYSNGGTLQYHQHHGSSVNYEALVTYRAAEDTAIILLTNNKNRKLFELTQSIEAILDGKAYQVPKKPINVAIAEGCAADVKACLAKYDALKASDFDLYDFENENALNTLGYQLLRSDNLEAAIEVFKRNVAEFPGSANPYDSLGEAYVKARNPDLALFNYQKSLELNPDNKNAVDMIKKIKEWVQSQ; encoded by the coding sequence ATGTTTAGAAACACTTTGTCGTGTAAATTTATGATAGCTTTAGCGGTATTCATATCGCAATTTGCCTTACCAGCAGGATATGCCGACGATCATATTTCCAAAAAATTGAATGACTTGATCACAACCAGTTATGAGCGAGGGCTCTTTAACGGTAATATTTTGGTGGTAAAAGGGGATCAGGTCTTACTGGAAAAATCCCTTGGGTATTTTGACGGAAGTCGATCAAAATTGCTCGATGAAAATTCGGTGTTTAATTCCGGCTCTATTGCCAAGGAATTTAATGCAGTGGCAATAATGATGCTTGTGGAACAAGGGAAGATCAGCCTTGAAGATACAGTATCAAAATATTTCCCCGACCTTCCTGAATGGGTCCAGACAGTTCAAGTCAAACATTTATTAAATTATACAAGCGGTTTGCCGCGCGTTCGCTGGCGGGTTATCAAAAATCATGACGATGCATTTGCTGATTTGAAACAAGTTCAAACTCTTCCATTTGTGCCTGGCGAAGGGTATCTATATTCAAACAATAATGTGTTTCTTCAGCGAATGATTGTTGAAAAAGTGACAGGCAATTCGTTTGGAGAATTTGCTAAGGAATTTATCTTAAAACCAGCAGGGATGACGACAGCGCTTGTGGACCCGGTACTTGGTGAAGGCGATGTTCCTGTTGCCTTCAATAATGACTTTAAAAATGATCCGGATTTTGATTTGCCGATTAAAGGCTGGGTGCTTGTGACTGCCAAAGACATGGTGGCATGGTTCCGCGCTTTACACAGTCATCGTTTGGTTTCCGAGGCGTCTGTTAAAACCCTGTTTGCATCCTATTCGCCGAGGGAACTGGGTGCGCTTGGAAGAAGCGAATATAGTAATGGTGGTACCCTTCAGTATCATCAGCATCATGGTTCATCGGTGAATTATGAGGCGCTTGTTACTTACCGTGCTGCCGAAGACACAGCAATCATTTTACTGACGAATAATAAGAACAGAAAACTGTTTGAGCTCACACAGTCCATTGAAGCCATATTGGATGGGAAGGCCTATCAGGTACCCAAAAAACCAATCAATGTTGCTATTGCAGAAGGGTGTGCAGCTGACGTAAAGGCATGCCTGGCAAAATACGATGCTTTGAAAGCAAGTGATTTTGATCTGTATGATTTTGAAAACGAAAACGCATTAAACACCCTTGGTTATCAATTGCTTCGAAGCGATAACCTGGAGGCAGCGATAGAGGTTTTTAAACGAAATGTTGCTGAATTTCCGGGCTCTGCCAATCCATATGACAGCTTAGGCGAAGCCTATGTTAAGGCGCGAAATCCTGATCTTGCGCTATTCAATTATCAGAAGTCGTTAGAATTGAACCCTGATAATAAAAATGCGGTTGATATGATCAAGAAAATCAAAGAATGGGTTCAGTCGCAGTAA
- a CDS encoding cyclic nucleotide-binding domain-containing protein, which produces MSALNFDSSEIVFKEGRTIFEEGDESDSVYLLTDGEVEILRQDQGVFHHLGILDRGNLLGETSALHKSTRSATARAKTTVRAISIDADTFRRSFTDPLVKHVLMTISGRLRERYVPKRDLVKNSELITRVRKEKRQRHDGIPIISGVTPLVIDKLLSDVRVTEFPFVIGNTRTQGQMAVLTNQSLMIPLPTAPDLDSRHFEFIKRGRDIVIRDLGSKNGTVVNGETISKYGKKSEMLLEAGENTIGTGGMRSKVTFLASLTPIE; this is translated from the coding sequence ATGAGCGCCTTAAATTTTGACAGTTCAGAAATAGTATTCAAAGAAGGCCGGACTATCTTTGAAGAAGGCGATGAAAGCGATAGCGTTTATTTGCTTACGGACGGCGAGGTTGAAATCTTACGTCAAGATCAAGGCGTGTTTCATCATCTTGGCATTTTAGACCGTGGAAATTTATTAGGGGAAACAAGCGCGCTTCATAAGTCTACACGCTCAGCAACAGCGCGTGCAAAAACCACAGTTCGCGCAATATCCATCGACGCCGATACCTTCCGCAGAAGCTTCACTGACCCGCTGGTAAAACACGTTCTTATGACCATATCAGGCCGCTTGCGCGAACGTTATGTACCCAAGCGTGACCTCGTTAAAAACTCCGAACTAATTACGCGTGTGCGAAAGGAAAAGCGTCAGCGTCATGACGGTATTCCCATTATCTCGGGGGTAACTCCGCTTGTAATCGATAAATTGCTCTCTGATGTGCGTGTAACCGAATTCCCTTTTGTCATTGGCAATACTAGAACACAGGGTCAAATGGCTGTTTTAACCAACCAGTCATTGATGATCCCGTTACCAACCGCACCAGATTTGGACTCCCGGCACTTTGAATTTATCAAGCGCGGCCGTGACATTGTTATCCGTGATCTTGGCAGCAAAAACGGAACCGTGGTTAATGGTGAAACCATCAGCAAATACGGCAAGAAATCCGAGATGCTTTTGGAAGCCGGTGAAAACACAATCGGCACAGGCGGGATGCGAAGTAAAGTTACCTTCCTCGCCAGCCTGACCCCAATCGAATAG
- the dapA gene encoding 4-hydroxy-tetrahydrodipicolinate synthase, protein MFSGSIPALITPFTETGDVDHDQYQKFVDWQIKEGSHGLVPVGTTGESPTLSHVEHNDVVRLCVEAANGRVPVIAGTGSNSTREAVELTQQAQNNGVDGALVVSPYYNKPSQEGLYQHFKTIHDESDLPIIIYNIPGRSVVDISVETMARMFELPRIIGVKDATGDLQRCADQRAAMGPDFVQLSGEDGTALGFMAMGGSGCISVTANVAPKLCSEFQEACMKGDFAAALELQDRLLPLHKAMFMEPSPAPAKYVANVLGLGVEYVRAPLLPVTDALKPVLDAAIAHAGLDKVNL, encoded by the coding sequence ATGTTTAGTGGGTCAATACCAGCCTTAATCACTCCTTTCACCGAAACCGGGGATGTTGATCATGATCAATATCAAAAGTTTGTGGATTGGCAGATTAAGGAAGGGTCACACGGTCTTGTCCCTGTTGGAACTACTGGTGAATCCCCCACGCTTTCACACGTCGAACATAACGATGTTGTTCGCTTGTGCGTGGAAGCCGCAAACGGCCGCGTACCAGTGATTGCAGGAACAGGTTCGAACTCCACGCGTGAAGCTGTAGAGTTAACCCAGCAAGCGCAAAATAACGGCGTTGATGGTGCGCTCGTGGTTAGCCCTTATTACAATAAGCCAAGTCAGGAAGGCCTCTATCAACATTTCAAAACAATCCATGACGAAAGCGATCTTCCGATTATTATCTATAATATTCCGGGCCGGTCGGTTGTAGATATTTCAGTTGAAACGATGGCGCGTATGTTTGAATTACCGCGCATCATTGGTGTTAAGGATGCGACGGGTGATCTTCAGCGCTGCGCTGACCAGCGCGCTGCAATGGGGCCTGATTTTGTTCAGTTATCCGGCGAAGACGGAACAGCGCTTGGTTTCATGGCGATGGGCGGGAGTGGCTGTATTTCTGTGACAGCGAATGTCGCTCCTAAATTATGCAGTGAGTTCCAGGAAGCTTGTATGAAAGGTGATTTTGCAGCGGCGCTTGAGTTACAGGATCGTTTGTTGCCGCTTCACAAAGCTATGTTTATGGAGCCAAGCCCAGCACCCGCAAAATATGTTGCCAATGTATTAGGGTTGGGTGTCGAGTATGTTCGCGCGCCGCTACTACCTGTAACAGATGCTTTGAAACCCGTTCTTGATGCCGCGATTGCACATGCGGGTCTTGATAAAGTGAATTTATAA
- a CDS encoding NYN domain-containing protein, with protein MIFYPEERLALFIDGSNLYATARALSMEIDYKALRAFFSKQGRLVRAFYYTAILEDQEYSPLRPLIDWLDYNGFTLVTKPVKEFTDDQGRRKIKGNMDIEIAVDMLNISENIDHIVLFSGDGDFRRLIEAVQRRGVRVSVISSNKTQPSMIADELRRQADQFIDLMQLENTFGRIIKDGQSTPNQQSYRPPDEEEDNDFYAHEDA; from the coding sequence ATGATTTTTTACCCTGAAGAGCGGCTTGCTTTATTCATCGATGGTTCGAACCTTTATGCAACAGCCCGCGCTTTAAGTATGGAAATCGACTATAAAGCCCTTAGGGCTTTTTTTTCAAAACAAGGTCGCCTCGTCCGGGCTTTTTATTACACGGCAATATTGGAAGACCAAGAATACTCCCCTCTTCGCCCTCTTATCGACTGGCTGGATTACAACGGATTTACACTGGTGACCAAACCAGTAAAAGAATTTACCGACGACCAAGGCAGACGAAAAATCAAAGGCAATATGGATATCGAAATTGCAGTTGATATGCTGAACATTTCTGAAAACATCGATCATATTGTTCTCTTTTCCGGTGACGGTGATTTTCGCCGCCTGATCGAAGCGGTCCAAAGACGCGGTGTAAGAGTAAGTGTTATTAGTTCAAATAAAACTCAACCCTCGATGATTGCGGATGAGTTAAGGCGGCAAGCCGATCAGTTTATTGACCTAATGCAACTGGAAAACACCTTTGGTCGCATTATAAAGGACGGTCAATCAACCCCTAATCAGCAGAGCTATAGGCCGCCTGATGAAGAGGAAGATAATGATTTTTATGCTCACGAGGATGCATAA